The following are encoded together in the Bacteroidales bacterium MB20-C3-3 genome:
- a CDS encoding iron-sulfur cluster assembly protein, with protein sequence MNRKHMISEKNIVLALKQVYDPEIPVNVYDLGLIYEIKSNEDGKVDVKMTLTAPNCPMADQLLQDVFDAVSDVPGVKDVALELTFEPPWDKSRMSEEALLELGML encoded by the coding sequence ATAAATAGGAAACATATGATTTCAGAAAAAAATATTGTATTAGCACTGAAGCAGGTTTATGACCCGGAGATACCGGTAAATGTGTATGACCTTGGACTTATTTACGAGATTAAAAGTAATGAGGATGGTAAGGTAGATGTTAAGATGACCCTTACTGCACCAAATTGTCCTATGGCAGATCAGCTTCTTCAGGATGTATTTGATGCTGTTTCAGATGTTCCCGGAGTAAAAGATGTGGCTTTAGAGCTTACTTTTGAACCGCCTTGGGACAAGAGCAGGATGAGTGAAGAGGCTCTTCTTGAGCTTGGAATGTTATAG
- a CDS encoding SufS family cysteine desulfurase, whose product MNRIVNIEGMRSHFPALEQKVHGKDLVYFDNGATAQKPQSVISLINEMNSGTNGNIHRAVHELSARCTSLYESARLSIKDFINSPSSEEIIFTSGTTASINLVAFSFTQRFINKGDSVIICEADHHSNIVPWQMACERSGAELKILPVDENGEWDLEQLDSLLDEKVKIVSVAHISNVLGIENPVSILIEKAHKAGARVLLDGAQGIVHGDVDVQKLDCDFYAFSGHKLYGPTGTGVLYGKREILEEISPWMGGGDMVDTVSLYKTTYAPIPLKFEAGTPNFIGAAALGEAVNFIQQIDKNFIVEQEQLLTSSLLSALKEIDGLVIYGDSVNKLPIFSFNVEGVHHTDLAMLLDKMGVAVRSGMMCCEPLMNRFNVTGMVRASLLSYNTVEETDMFILALQRAIRMLK is encoded by the coding sequence ATGAACAGAATCGTAAACATAGAGGGAATGAGGAGCCATTTCCCGGCACTAGAGCAAAAGGTTCACGGTAAAGACTTGGTTTACTTTGATAACGGGGCAACCGCACAGAAACCACAAAGTGTTATATCCCTCATAAACGAGATGAATTCCGGCACAAATGGTAATATTCACAGGGCTGTACACGAATTGAGCGCAAGATGCACCTCTCTATATGAGTCTGCAAGATTGTCCATAAAAGATTTTATCAATTCACCCTCTTCTGAAGAGATAATATTTACATCAGGAACCACGGCATCAATAAATTTGGTTGCTTTTAGTTTTACTCAAAGATTTATTAATAAAGGGGATTCTGTTATAATTTGCGAGGCAGACCATCACTCAAATATTGTTCCCTGGCAAATGGCTTGCGAAAGGAGCGGAGCTGAGCTTAAAATTTTACCCGTTGACGAGAACGGTGAATGGGATCTTGAGCAGCTGGACTCTCTTTTGGATGAGAAAGTTAAGATTGTTTCTGTCGCCCATATATCAAATGTTCTTGGGATAGAGAATCCTGTATCAATACTGATTGAGAAGGCTCATAAAGCAGGAGCTCGCGTTCTGCTTGACGGAGCACAGGGAATAGTTCATGGGGATGTTGATGTTCAAAAACTTGACTGTGATTTCTATGCATTCTCCGGCCATAAACTTTACGGACCTACAGGCACTGGAGTCCTTTATGGAAAAAGAGAGATTCTGGAAGAGATCTCTCCATGGATGGGAGGAGGTGATATGGTTGATACAGTCTCTCTATATAAAACTACATACGCGCCAATCCCTCTTAAATTTGAAGCAGGTACACCAAATTTTATTGGTGCAGCTGCTCTTGGGGAGGCTGTAAACTTCATTCAGCAAATAGATAAAAATTTCATTGTTGAACAAGAGCAATTACTTACATCATCTTTGTTAAGCGCGTTAAAAGAAATTGACGGGTTGGTTATATACGGAGACTCAGTAAATAAGCTCCCTATTTTTTCATTTAATGTAGAGGGTGTTCATCATACGGATCTGGCAATGCTGTTGGATAAAATGGGCGTTGCAGTTAGATCTGGTATGATGTGCTGTGAGCCACTGATGAACAGATTTAATGTAACAGGTATGGTTAGGGCTTCGTTGCTATCTTATAACACAGTTGAAGAGACTGACATGTTTATATTGGCGCTTCAAAGAGCTATAAGAATGTTAAAATAA
- the folK gene encoding 2-amino-4-hydroxy-6-hydroxymethyldihydropteridine diphosphokinase yields MEEIILLLGSNKGNRLTYLSEAVQKISLLSKSPVVTSSIYESEPWGFETEIWFLNMAVLLSSDIIPEELLKVVLNIERELGRVRNPDSNCYESREIDIDIIFYGSRVIDTNELSTPHPRMHLRKFVLAPVCEIRPDFIHPLLLKRVDDLLELCEDKSVVIKSCRVL; encoded by the coding sequence ATGGAAGAGATAATTCTTCTGCTGGGAAGCAATAAAGGTAACAGATTAACTTATTTGAGCGAGGCCGTTCAAAAAATATCTTTATTGTCAAAATCGCCTGTTGTTACCTCATCAATATATGAAAGCGAACCCTGGGGCTTTGAAACAGAGATCTGGTTCCTGAACATGGCAGTTTTATTATCTTCTGATATAATACCTGAAGAGCTTTTAAAAGTGGTCCTGAATATTGAGAGAGAGCTTGGAAGAGTCCGCAATCCGGATTCAAACTGTTATGAATCCAGAGAGATAGATATTGATATAATCTTTTATGGCTCCAGGGTAATTGATACAAATGAATTATCAACTCCTCATCCAAGAATGCATTTAAGAAAATTTGTTCTGGCTCCTGTTTGTGAGATTCGCCCCGATTTTATTCATCCATTACTTTTGAAAAGAGTTGACGATTTATTGGAATTATGTGAAGATAAATCGGTTGTAATTAAAAGTTGCAGAGTATTATAA
- a CDS encoding SufE family protein yields the protein MSIKETEQQIVDEFSLFTDWLDKYEYLIDLGRSLPIIKESGRDEKNLIKGCQSRVWLAADYSDGKIWFTADSDAIITKGIISLLVRVFSGRTPQEIIDADLNFIKEIGLEENLSPTRANGLLSMIKQIKFYAVAFAANK from the coding sequence ATGTCAATTAAAGAAACAGAGCAACAAATTGTTGATGAATTTTCTCTCTTTACAGATTGGTTGGATAAATATGAGTATCTGATTGATTTGGGCAGATCTCTTCCAATCATTAAAGAGTCAGGAAGAGATGAGAAAAATTTAATAAAGGGATGTCAGTCAAGAGTATGGCTTGCTGCAGATTATTCAGATGGGAAGATTTGGTTTACAGCAGACAGTGATGCTATTATAACAAAAGGCATAATATCTTTGTTAGTAAGAGTCTTCTCCGGAAGAACTCCTCAGGAGATAATTGATGCAGACCTAAATTTTATAAAAGAGATAGGCCTTGAGGAGAACCTTTCGCCTACAAGGGCAAACGGACTGCTATCAATGATAAAACAGATTAAGTTTTACGCTGTGGCTTTTGCTGCAAATAAATAG
- the gcvH gene encoding glycine cleavage system protein GcvH, whose amino-acid sequence MSIPANLKYSKDHEWVLVEGDTATIGITEFAQGQLGDIVFVDIQTEGETLSAGDVFGAIEAVKTVADGLMPVSGEIIEFNSNLESAPESVNKDPYGAGWMIKVKLTNPSEIDELMDAAAYEAFIA is encoded by the coding sequence ATGAGCATACCTGCAAATCTTAAGTACAGCAAAGACCACGAATGGGTACTTGTTGAAGGTGATACAGCAACAATCGGTATCACAGAATTCGCACAGGGACAACTTGGCGACATTGTATTCGTTGACATCCAGACTGAAGGAGAAACACTTTCAGCAGGTGATGTTTTTGGAGCAATTGAGGCTGTTAAAACAGTAGCTGACGGCTTAATGCCTGTTTCAGGAGAAATAATTGAGTTTAACTCAAATCTGGAAAGCGCTCCGGAATCTGTAAACAAAGATCCTTACGGAGCCGGCTGGATGATTAAAGTAAAACTTACAAATCCTTCAGAGATAGATGAACTTATGGATGCAGCTGCTTACGAAGCATTTATTGCATAA
- the ruvA gene encoding Holliday junction branch migration protein RuvA — protein sequence MYDYIKGEVIEIGPTEVVIDTGSFGFKLQISLQTYSRLQAGSKAKLYIHHHLREDIELMYGFYDKEERSIFQHLIEVSGIGPNTARMMLSSMTSDEIRNAIITGDINRLKSIKGIGLKTAQRLLIDLKDKIAKGTGAPVITGGITSFSDGRRDEAVSALILLGFGKANVEKVVDGILREDPVTALEELIKLSLKRL from the coding sequence ATGTACGATTATATAAAAGGGGAGGTTATTGAGATTGGACCAACTGAAGTTGTGATTGATACAGGAAGCTTTGGCTTCAAATTGCAGATATCTCTTCAGACATACTCCAGACTCCAGGCAGGATCAAAGGCAAAGCTCTATATTCACCATCATTTGAGAGAGGATATTGAACTTATGTATGGATTCTATGACAAAGAGGAGAGGTCTATATTTCAGCATCTTATAGAGGTTTCCGGAATCGGCCCTAACACAGCCCGTATGATGCTCTCTTCAATGACATCTGATGAGATAAGAAATGCAATTATTACAGGAGATATAAACAGACTGAAAAGCATTAAGGGCATTGGACTTAAAACAGCACAGAGGCTCCTTATTGATCTTAAAGACAAAATTGCAAAGGGTACAGGAGCGCCTGTTATAACCGGGGGTATTACATCTTTCTCAGACGGCCGACGCGATGAGGCTGTTTCTGCTCTTATTCTGCTTGGATTTGGTAAAGCAAATGTGGAAAAGGTAGTGGACGGAATTCTCCGCGAGGATCCTGTAACTGCACTGGAGGAGCTGATAAAGCTATCATTGAAAAGATTATAA
- a CDS encoding low specificity L-threonine aldolase, with the protein MRHSFGSDNHSGAAPEIIDAIIEANKDFQVAYGEDEYTQKAVGAIKRILGESAIPFFVFNGTGANILALKAMTNTFNSILCPESAHINVDECGAPELMTGAKLVPLPVIDGKVSPETVKSELKGFGFQHHSQPKVLSISQPTELGTLYSPSEIRALADLMHDHKGYLHVDGSRISNASASLGLPIKEFITDQGVDALSFGGTKNGLLIGEAVVFFRKELAEDFQYIRKQRAQLFSKNRFIAAQFDAYLRDGLNIRLASHSNSMAKYLQSELAGIKDVIISRPVETNVVFAIIPADLCEKLMKKHYFYIWDEVTGEVRWMCSFNTTKKDIDNFVSDIKELL; encoded by the coding sequence ATGAGACATAGTTTTGGAAGTGATAACCACTCAGGTGCTGCTCCTGAGATTATTGATGCAATAATTGAAGCAAATAAAGACTTTCAGGTTGCCTATGGGGAGGATGAATACACACAAAAGGCAGTAGGCGCAATTAAACGAATATTGGGGGAGTCTGCTATCCCATTTTTTGTTTTCAATGGAACCGGAGCAAATATTCTTGCATTAAAAGCAATGACAAACACTTTTAATTCCATTTTATGTCCTGAGAGTGCTCACATTAATGTTGATGAGTGCGGTGCCCCGGAGTTAATGACAGGAGCAAAGCTTGTTCCCCTGCCTGTTATTGATGGAAAGGTCTCTCCGGAAACTGTAAAAAGTGAACTTAAAGGCTTTGGTTTTCAACATCACTCCCAACCGAAAGTTCTCTCTATTTCTCAACCTACTGAGCTTGGAACTTTGTACAGCCCATCTGAAATCAGAGCCCTGGCAGACCTAATGCATGACCATAAAGGCTACTTGCATGTAGATGGATCAAGAATATCCAATGCCTCAGCTTCTCTCGGATTACCCATTAAGGAATTTATTACAGATCAGGGAGTAGACGCACTATCTTTTGGAGGAACAAAAAACGGACTCCTTATAGGAGAAGCAGTTGTGTTTTTCAGGAAAGAACTTGCAGAGGATTTTCAATACATACGGAAACAAAGAGCACAGCTATTTTCTAAAAATAGATTTATTGCAGCCCAGTTTGATGCATATTTAAGAGATGGGCTTAATATTAGGCTCGCATCTCACTCAAATTCCATGGCTAAATACCTTCAAAGTGAACTTGCCGGAATTAAAGATGTTATTATATCAAGGCCGGTAGAGACCAATGTCGTATTCGCGATAATACCAGCGGATCTTTGCGAGAAACTTATGAAAAAGCACTATTTTTATATTTGGGATGAAGTGACTGGTGAAGTAAGATGGATGTGCTCATTTAATACCACAAAAAAGGATATTGATAATTTTGTCTCTGATATCAAAGAGCTTTTATAA